The following are encoded in a window of Novosphingobium sp. THN1 genomic DNA:
- a CDS encoding cobalamin-independent methionine synthase II family protein, which translates to MAKIKTTHVGSLPRGDELTPLLLARDKGEAYDAAEFDAKVSAAVDAAVKMQVDAGVSVVSDGELGKVGYSTYMIERLSGFGGHIDRKPAADLAEVPNLAKKLSAIMGSQEFVRASCIGPVRKVTLQPLHDDIRRFKAALAKHAAPDTEAFMNAASPGLITAFQVNRHYPSHEAYLADLADAMREEYETIVNEGFYLQLDCPDLAMSRHTGYQDMSEEDFLKVAAANVEALNAATANIPPEKMRMHICWGNYEGPHDHDIPLERVVDIVMKARPATILFEGANPRHEHEWTVWRDAKLPDHKILAPGLIDTCSNYIEHPELIAQRIERFAGFVGADRVVASTDCGFGTFAGYGKLDPIVTWRKLKSLREGADIAASRL; encoded by the coding sequence ATGGCCAAGATCAAGACAACCCACGTCGGCAGCCTCCCGCGCGGCGATGAATTGACGCCCCTGCTGCTCGCCCGAGACAAGGGCGAAGCATACGACGCCGCCGAATTCGATGCAAAAGTCTCGGCCGCAGTCGACGCCGCAGTCAAGATGCAGGTCGATGCCGGCGTGTCCGTGGTCTCCGATGGCGAGCTCGGCAAGGTCGGATATTCGACTTACATGATCGAACGCCTGTCCGGCTTCGGCGGCCACATTGATCGCAAGCCTGCGGCGGACCTCGCCGAAGTGCCGAACCTGGCCAAGAAGCTCTCGGCGATCATGGGCAGCCAGGAGTTCGTCCGCGCCTCGTGCATCGGCCCGGTTCGCAAGGTCACGCTGCAGCCGCTGCATGACGACATCCGCCGCTTCAAGGCCGCGCTCGCCAAACACGCCGCGCCCGATACCGAAGCATTCATGAATGCAGCATCGCCGGGCCTGATCACCGCCTTCCAGGTCAACCGCCACTACCCCAGCCACGAAGCCTACCTCGCCGACCTCGCCGATGCGATGCGCGAGGAGTACGAGACCATCGTGAACGAGGGTTTCTACCTCCAGCTTGATTGCCCCGACCTCGCGATGAGCCGCCACACCGGCTATCAGGACATGTCGGAAGAGGACTTCCTCAAGGTCGCCGCCGCCAACGTGGAGGCGCTGAACGCGGCAACGGCCAACATTCCGCCCGAGAAGATGCGCATGCACATCTGCTGGGGCAACTACGAAGGCCCCCACGACCACGACATCCCGCTCGAACGCGTGGTCGACATCGTGATGAAGGCGCGCCCCGCCACGATCCTGTTCGAAGGCGCCAATCCCCGCCACGAACACGAATGGACAGTGTGGCGGGACGCCAAGCTGCCCGATCACAAGATCCTTGCGCCGGGGTTGATCGACACCTGCTCGAACTACATCGAACATCCCGAACTGATTGCCCAGCGCATCGAGCGCTTTGCCGGCTTCGTCGGCGCCGACCGCGTGGTTGCCAGCACCGACTGCGGCTTTGGTACTTTTGCAGGGTACGGCAAGCTCGATCCGATCGTGACGTGGCGCAAGCTCAAGTCGCTGCGCGAAGGCGCGGACATCGCCGCGAGCCGCCTGTGA
- a CDS encoding nuclear transport factor 2 family protein — protein sequence MSLTPDDRRAAEHDCARLVALYANLNDEARWEEVAALYAEDGVMYRPTAPDQGVEGREAILAAFKARPPRTTRHVCSNVVIDVESPATARGTSAMLLFTGEGAPLVGSFHDRFVLTAEGWRFAERRGSLTFK from the coding sequence GTGAGCTTGACTCCTGACGACCGCCGCGCCGCGGAGCATGATTGCGCCCGCCTCGTTGCGCTCTACGCCAACCTCAACGACGAGGCGCGGTGGGAAGAGGTGGCAGCGCTTTATGCCGAGGATGGCGTCATGTACCGTCCGACTGCGCCCGATCAGGGCGTGGAAGGGCGCGAGGCCATCCTTGCGGCGTTCAAGGCAAGGCCGCCGCGCACCACACGGCATGTCTGCTCGAACGTGGTGATTGACGTTGAAAGCCCGGCCACAGCACGAGGCACCAGCGCGATGCTGCTTTTCACGGGCGAGGGCGCGCCGCTGGTCGGCTCCTTCCACGATCGCTTCGTGCTGACTGCCGAAGGCTGGCGGTTTGCCGAGCGGCGCGGGAGCTTGACGTTCAAGTGA
- a CDS encoding IclR family transcriptional regulator yields MNAPAASNPVKSAMRTLDVIEYVVANRQGAVAQEIAGTLAIPVSSLSYLLATLTERGYLTREGRRYLPGPGLQRLRAPDAALTLEDRVAPLVRALRSELNETSSFMVRRGWEVEALVTEASDQALRYAVDPGTRRPLHALAAGKIMAAWLPPAEMERYFAETERAKLTPQTRTTEAELRADFAQIMATGFSLAQEEATVGICGMAVPVWIDEQLAGAFSVAVPAVRFDEQLAERVRQLLLRLAGAVK; encoded by the coding sequence GTGAACGCCCCTGCCGCCTCGAACCCAGTGAAGTCGGCGATGCGCACGCTCGACGTGATCGAGTACGTCGTCGCAAACCGCCAGGGCGCTGTGGCGCAGGAGATCGCGGGCACGCTGGCCATTCCGGTCAGCAGCCTGTCCTATCTGCTCGCCACCTTGACCGAGCGTGGCTACCTGACGCGGGAAGGGCGGCGCTATTTGCCGGGGCCGGGGCTGCAGCGGTTGCGCGCGCCAGACGCTGCGCTCACGCTCGAGGATCGCGTGGCCCCGCTGGTGCGGGCCTTGCGCAGCGAACTCAACGAGACCTCCTCGTTCATGGTCCGCCGTGGCTGGGAAGTGGAGGCGCTGGTCACCGAGGCCAGCGACCAAGCGCTGCGCTATGCCGTCGATCCCGGCACGCGCCGTCCTCTCCATGCGCTGGCGGCTGGCAAGATCATGGCGGCGTGGCTGCCGCCGGCCGAGATGGAGCGCTATTTCGCCGAGACCGAGCGCGCCAAGCTGACGCCGCAGACGCGGACGACCGAGGCAGAACTGCGTGCAGACTTTGCCCAGATCATGGCCACTGGCTTCAGCCTCGCCCAAGAAGAGGCGACGGTCGGGATCTGCGGCATGGCGGTGCCGGTGTGGATCGACGAGCAGCTTGCGGGGGCTTTCAGTGTAGCCGTCCCGGCGGTGCGATTCGATGAACAATTAGCCGAGCGGGTGCGCCAATTGCTGCTGCGCTTGGCAGGAGCGGTAAAGTGA
- a CDS encoding DGQHR domain-containing protein, producing the protein MAKVSVRAARAKQGNLTLYTTGIRVSDLVKDNFYSVETLDPTDTTDSGYQRVLNETRARRLSDYLINGLDTSDCFLPTSVFLATSEELDYDEHSGLLLIDTEKTGAFSVVDGQHRLEGLRLAAERDNRLLHFEMPVNIAVQLPHLHQMCHFLIVNSTQKVSTNLSNNASCHD; encoded by the coding sequence GTGGCTAAAGTTTCCGTCAGAGCTGCCCGCGCCAAGCAAGGGAATCTAACACTCTATACGACTGGCATCCGCGTTTCGGACTTGGTGAAAGACAATTTTTATAGCGTCGAAACGCTTGATCCCACTGATACCACCGACAGCGGATATCAACGGGTATTGAACGAAACTCGAGCGCGCCGTTTATCTGATTACTTAATTAATGGGCTAGATACATCAGATTGCTTCCTGCCCACATCAGTTTTTTTGGCCACTTCCGAAGAACTCGACTACGACGAGCACTCTGGACTTCTTCTGATAGACACAGAAAAAACGGGAGCCTTTAGTGTTGTTGACGGGCAACACCGACTTGAGGGACTTCGACTAGCAGCTGAAAGAGATAATAGACTTTTGCACTTCGAAATGCCGGTGAATATTGCAGTGCAACTTCCGCATTTACATCAGATGTGTCACTTTTTGATTGTTAACAGCACTCAAAAAGTGTCGACAAATCTGTCGAACAACGCATCATGTCACGACTAA
- a CDS encoding helix-turn-helix domain-containing protein produces MTEAIPRYALYGEGTAQNAGGFAHIETIAERSALHDWEIGIHRHDHFVQVLLVEEGHAAVTLDTITVGLEGPARVIVPAAAVHGFRFRQGTRGFVLTLSTDFSTRAAGPADPLLGALARGGSAPLGPEAARRAVWLAREMLGLQQEWQQRDPLFMALAESLIRTIAREEDASDPQERADRRLDRFRQLVELHYRQHRDLDFYAGALGLTRRTLSRLTAARLGCSPMDLIHRRLALEAHRLLRYTNATAAQVAAELGFEDPSYFSRFYQRVTGRRPSQDKAA; encoded by the coding sequence ATGACCGAGGCGATACCAAGATATGCCCTCTATGGTGAAGGCACGGCGCAGAACGCAGGCGGTTTCGCCCATATCGAGACCATCGCGGAGCGGAGTGCCCTGCACGATTGGGAAATCGGCATTCACCGCCACGATCACTTCGTTCAGGTTCTTCTGGTAGAAGAAGGACACGCCGCAGTGACCCTCGATACCATCACCGTCGGGCTCGAAGGTCCGGCGCGCGTGATCGTGCCCGCCGCTGCCGTCCATGGCTTCCGCTTCCGCCAGGGCACGCGCGGATTTGTCCTCACCTTGTCCACCGACTTTTCCACAAGGGCAGCCGGCCCGGCCGATCCGTTGCTCGGCGCTCTGGCACGCGGCGGTTCTGCGCCGCTTGGCCCCGAAGCTGCCCGCCGCGCCGTCTGGCTCGCGCGTGAAATGCTCGGCCTTCAACAAGAATGGCAGCAGCGCGATCCATTGTTCATGGCGCTGGCTGAAAGCCTCATCCGCACAATCGCCCGCGAGGAGGACGCTTCCGATCCGCAGGAGCGTGCCGACCGGCGGCTCGATCGCTTTCGCCAGCTTGTCGAACTGCATTACCGCCAGCACCGCGATCTCGATTTCTATGCCGGCGCGCTCGGCCTTACCCGCCGCACGCTGTCGCGTCTCACCGCAGCGCGCCTCGGCTGCAGTCCGATGGACTTGATCCACCGCCGCCTCGCCCTCGAAGCCCACCGTTTGCTGCGCTACACCAATGCCACGGCGGCACAAGTCGCCGCCGAACTCGGCTTCGAAGACCCCAGTTATTTCTCCCGCTTCTACCAACGGGTTACCGGCAGGCGACCTTCACAGGACAAGGCGGCCTAG
- a CDS encoding TonB-dependent receptor produces the protein MGRRFADLERDLYLGSGRLSDLTSGLGVYGSIGNGRWSLAPFHDADDSPSTPLFPANGQSSDKSGRTVWSAPRLQCLGTLRPGLAIPALVLSCLSVAAHAANGAADGSGEAGSGSGDGAPQSESAQTRPSGLELPVPLFDRQIVVVGDRAIVSQLSDVAPEQDYEEDRIASYGASTVGELVNQIQDENGDDQPAVLVNGQPVSDIGDISDYPVEAVRKIETLPRGSAARVGGGSTQRVYNIVLKPAVKTLTVTGSREVATEGDWGLSRGEAQLTFIRKRDRINLSVKASQSDNLFETDRNLVRPDSIIPFAPLGNVISFRGTEIDPALSALAGSLVSTIALPRIPGRRRWPVWCLSPTR, from the coding sequence GTGGGGCGGCGGTTCGCAGACCTCGAACGGGACCTATATCTCGGTTCCGGGCGCCTGAGCGATCTGACCTCGGGTCTGGGTGTCTATGGCTCCATCGGCAATGGCCGGTGGAGCCTTGCGCCTTTTCACGACGCTGATGACAGCCCCTCGACACCCTTGTTTCCCGCCAATGGGCAGAGCTCTGACAAGAGCGGACGGACCGTCTGGTCTGCGCCGCGCTTGCAGTGCCTCGGCACGCTGAGGCCGGGCCTTGCGATACCTGCACTGGTGCTGTCCTGCCTGTCGGTCGCGGCCCATGCGGCCAACGGTGCTGCCGATGGCAGTGGTGAAGCAGGCTCGGGCAGTGGTGACGGCGCGCCGCAAAGCGAATCGGCGCAAACGCGGCCGTCCGGGCTGGAACTGCCGGTTCCACTGTTTGACCGGCAGATCGTGGTCGTGGGCGATCGCGCCATCGTATCGCAACTGTCCGACGTCGCGCCTGAGCAAGATTACGAGGAAGACCGCATCGCATCCTACGGTGCCAGCACGGTTGGCGAACTGGTCAATCAGATCCAGGATGAGAACGGCGACGATCAGCCGGCAGTGCTGGTAAACGGCCAGCCGGTCAGCGACATCGGTGACATATCCGACTACCCCGTAGAAGCCGTGCGCAAGATCGAAACGCTACCACGTGGGTCAGCCGCGCGCGTCGGTGGTGGATCCACGCAGCGCGTCTACAACATCGTGCTGAAGCCTGCGGTCAAGACGCTCACCGTGACCGGCAGCCGCGAAGTCGCCACCGAGGGGGACTGGGGCCTGAGCCGGGGTGAGGCGCAACTGACCTTCATCCGCAAGCGTGACCGCATCAACCTTTCAGTCAAGGCTTCGCAATCGGACAACCTCTTCGAAACCGACCGCAATCTGGTGCGGCCGGACTCGATCATACCGTTTGCTCCGCTGGGCAATGTGATCTCTTTCCGGGGCACGGAGATCGACCCGGCGCTTTCGGCGCTTGCCGGGAGCCTGGTAAGCACGATCGCGCTGCCCAGAATACCGGGACGCCGACGCTGGCCAGTCTGGTGCCTTTCGCCAACAAGGTGA
- a CDS encoding response regulator transcription factor, with protein MRHIDILLTGNHSGGREPFVHSDLRVVFHRWKAEAPLPLMEGRPWAFIDWVLDEMSGLELCRRLRCGDSLGQEAHITMILEEDDAEAKRRALRAGADDYIVGPVDRGAILDRVLSIQLPEHEAPARVLRLGDLALDLAALQARWREKPLLLMPNEMRLLRYLMEKPGHVFSRTQLIAALGKHDQPIDERTVDAWISRLRRALRDVGAGSPLRTVRSMGYVLDRP; from the coding sequence ATGCGGCACATCGACATCCTGCTGACAGGCAACCATTCCGGAGGACGCGAACCCTTCGTGCATTCCGATCTGCGCGTGGTGTTTCACCGCTGGAAAGCGGAGGCTCCCCTGCCCCTCATGGAAGGGCGGCCCTGGGCGTTCATAGACTGGGTGCTTGACGAGATGTCCGGGCTGGAACTGTGTCGTCGCTTGCGCTGCGGGGACAGTCTCGGTCAGGAAGCGCACATCACGATGATCCTCGAGGAAGACGATGCCGAGGCCAAGCGCCGCGCCCTGCGCGCGGGGGCTGACGACTATATCGTCGGACCGGTGGACCGGGGTGCGATCCTCGACCGGGTGCTGTCGATCCAGCTTCCGGAGCATGAAGCGCCGGCGCGGGTGTTGCGGCTGGGTGACCTGGCGCTGGACCTTGCCGCGCTGCAGGCCCGCTGGCGCGAAAAGCCGCTGTTGCTCATGCCCAACGAAATGCGCCTGCTGCGCTATCTGATGGAAAAGCCCGGCCACGTGTTCAGCCGTACGCAGCTGATTGCGGCATTGGGCAAGCACGACCAGCCGATCGACGAGAGGACCGTCGACGCCTGGATCAGCCGCCTGCGCCGCGCCTTGCGCGATGTCGGCGCAGGATCGCCGCTGCGCACGGTGCGCTCAATGGGGTATGTGCTCGACCGGCCATAA